In Acidovorax sp. GBBC 1281, a single window of DNA contains:
- the rbsD gene encoding D-ribose pyranase yields MKRRALLHAELSHAIACMGHGDMLVIGDVGLPIPPGPRRIDLAVTAGIPAVDEVLCAVLSELQVERAIVATEAVERAEGQLPDWCLLPVAPETVPHEEFKRLCQQARVMVRTGECTPYANVILIAGVTF; encoded by the coding sequence ATGAAACGCCGCGCTTTGCTGCACGCCGAACTCTCGCACGCCATCGCCTGCATGGGCCACGGCGACATGCTGGTCATCGGGGACGTGGGCCTGCCCATCCCCCCCGGGCCACGCCGCATCGACCTGGCCGTCACGGCTGGCATCCCCGCCGTGGACGAGGTGCTGTGCGCCGTCCTCTCCGAACTGCAGGTGGAGCGCGCCATCGTCGCCACCGAAGCCGTGGAACGCGCCGAAGGCCAGTTGCCGGACTGGTGCCTGCTGCCCGTGGCGCCCGAGACCGTGCCGCACGAGGAATTCAAACGGCTGTGCCAGCAGGCGCGGGTGATGGTGCGCACCGGCGAATGCACGCCCTATGCGAATGTCATACTCATCGCCGGCGTGACGTTCTAG
- a CDS encoding MBL fold metallo-hydrolase: MPPLSTPSGPAPLPPGMTVLERGWLSANNIVFICAGHTAVVDTGYCTHAAQTVALLQGALQGRALDHVLNTHLHSDHCGGNAALQAAWPALGTFIPPGHAAHVRQWDANALSYTPTGQDCPPFRMDGALQPGTEVMLGDRAWQVHAAPGHDPHSIVLFEPVDAVLISADALWENGFGVVFPELEGDSAFADVAATFDLIESLAPRTLVPGHGRVFTGLAPALDTARRRLDGFVQAPEKHARYAAKVLVKYKLLEWQQAEAQRLWAWAAATPYFALLHARYFADQPLQAWLEGTVQDLVRSGAAALQGTQIHNR; the protein is encoded by the coding sequence ATGCCCCCCCTTTCGACGCCCTCCGGCCCCGCGCCCCTGCCCCCCGGAATGACCGTGCTGGAGCGCGGCTGGCTGTCGGCCAACAACATCGTGTTCATCTGCGCCGGGCACACGGCGGTGGTGGACACCGGCTACTGCACCCATGCCGCGCAGACCGTCGCGCTGCTGCAGGGCGCACTGCAGGGCCGCGCGCTGGACCACGTGCTCAACACCCACCTGCACAGCGACCACTGCGGCGGCAACGCCGCGCTGCAGGCGGCCTGGCCCGCCCTCGGCACCTTCATTCCCCCGGGCCACGCTGCCCATGTGCGCCAGTGGGACGCCAACGCCCTGAGCTACACGCCCACGGGCCAGGACTGCCCGCCGTTTCGCATGGACGGCGCGCTGCAGCCGGGCACTGAAGTGATGCTCGGCGACCGGGCTTGGCAGGTGCATGCGGCCCCCGGGCACGACCCGCATTCGATCGTGCTGTTCGAGCCGGTCGACGCCGTGCTGATCTCGGCCGATGCGCTGTGGGAGAACGGCTTCGGCGTGGTCTTTCCCGAACTGGAGGGCGACAGCGCCTTCGCCGACGTGGCGGCCACGTTCGACCTGATCGAGTCGCTGGCGCCGCGCACCCTCGTGCCCGGGCACGGGCGCGTCTTCACCGGCCTCGCCCCGGCGCTGGACACCGCCCGGCGGCGGCTGGACGGCTTCGTGCAGGCGCCTGAAAAGCACGCGCGCTACGCCGCCAAGGTGCTCGTCAAATACAAACTGCTGGAGTGGCAGCAGGCCGAGGCGCAGCGGCTCTGGGCCTGGGCCGCCGCGACGCCCTACTTCGCGCTGCTGCACGCGCGCTACTTCGCCGACCAGCCGCTGCAGGCCTGGCTGGAGGGCACGGTGCAGGACCTCGTGCGCTCGGGCGCCGCCGCCCTCCAGGGCACGCAGATCCACAACCGGTAG